One window from the genome of uncultured Umboniibacter sp. encodes:
- the mltB gene encoding lytic murein transglycosylase B: MRKILRGLVTASLLASSSLVAYERDGELVEAWIAEVSSEHGIDAEYLRSLMAEASYKQSIIDAISRPAERVLTWEEYRNIFIEQARIDGGIEFIERNLETLKRIEAETGVSAEYIVAIIGVETRYGRIMGNYRVIDALSTLGFSYPRRSSFFKKELTEFVLMIEETGLDPLSLKGSYAGAMGLGQFIPSSYRAYSKDDTGDGVADLWESEQDAIASVANYFKRHGWKAGEPVLVNLAAPEGAEEFPRSPLRLDRTMAEVEALGYRPDAALAADTKARIFYFADNPDGEYIAGLQNFYTITRYNHSSYYALAVHQLAEVLREQSILSSQ; encoded by the coding sequence ATGAGAAAAATTTTACGTGGTTTAGTAACGGCTTCCCTGTTGGCTAGCTCAAGCCTTGTGGCATATGAGCGTGACGGCGAGTTAGTTGAAGCGTGGATTGCTGAAGTAAGTTCCGAACATGGAATCGATGCGGAGTACCTGCGCAGTTTGATGGCAGAGGCAAGTTATAAACAATCGATTATTGATGCGATCTCGCGTCCAGCCGAGCGCGTGCTCACATGGGAAGAATATCGCAATATCTTTATCGAACAGGCACGCATCGATGGCGGTATTGAGTTCATCGAGCGTAACCTAGAGACATTAAAGCGTATTGAAGCGGAGACGGGTGTTTCCGCTGAGTACATTGTGGCGATCATTGGCGTAGAGACTCGCTACGGAAGAATTATGGGTAATTATCGAGTTATTGATGCACTTTCAACACTCGGTTTTAGCTACCCACGTCGAAGTAGTTTCTTTAAAAAGGAGCTCACCGAGTTTGTGCTGATGATTGAAGAAACCGGTCTTGACCCGTTATCTTTGAAGGGATCCTATGCAGGTGCGATGGGTCTAGGGCAGTTTATTCCGTCAAGCTACCGAGCTTATTCAAAGGATGATACCGGTGACGGAGTTGCCGATCTCTGGGAGAGTGAACAAGATGCTATCGCGAGCGTTGCCAATTATTTCAAGCGCCACGGCTGGAAAGCTGGTGAGCCCGTTTTGGTGAATCTAGCAGCCCCCGAAGGTGCAGAGGAATTCCCGCGTTCTCCGTTACGTTTGGATCGGACCATGGCCGAGGTTGAAGCATTGGGTTACCGTCCTGATGCCGCATTAGCAGCCGATACTAAGGCTCGTATCTTTTACTTTGCCGATAATCCTGACGGAGAGTACATTGCAGGGTTACAGAATTTTTATAC